One window of Candidatus Methylocalor cossyra genomic DNA carries:
- a CDS encoding Tex family protein, producing the protein MDIIARIAEELGVPTPRVQAAVELLDEGATVPFIARYRKERTGGLDDTQLRQLEQRLAYLRELEERRGVVLDSIRAQGQLTPELEQAILAADTKTLLEDLYLPYRPKRRSKAQQAREAGLEGLALDLLANPSLDPEATAGHYLNPDRGVADSAAALAGARQILMEHFAEDAALVGELRERLWQEGWLTARVVEGRETAGAKFRDYFDYQEAIATIPSHRALALFRGRNEGVLELRLKAGRDEAAAEQAALGAIACRFGLAGRPADRWLLDTVRQAWKIKLFPRLSGDLEQRLREAAEAEAIRVFAQNLKDLLLAAPAGQRTTLGLDPGLRTGVKAAVVDGTGKLLETATLYPHPPKNQWDASLAALAELCRRHEVKLLAIGNGTASRETDRLAAELIARHPELGLAKVLVSEAGASVYSASALAAQELPDLDVTLRGAVSIARRLQDPLAELVKIEPKAIGVGQYQHDVNQTHLARSLDAVVEDCVNAVGVDLNTASAALLRYVSGLSSTLSQNIVEFRNQNGPFRRREDLRKVPRLGDKTFEQAAGFLRIVNGDHPLDASAVHPEAYPVVERILRDTGKDIRELIGNGEFLRSLEAANYTDERFGLPTVTDILRELEKPGRDPRPEFRTARFEESVADLADLRPGMPLEGVVTNVTNFGAFVDIGVHHDGLVHISELSDRFVKDPRAVVKAGDVVQVRVLEVDVERKRIALSMKRGAQPAAPRPAAAPAGKRRRSEPPKLQGALADALTKALRRR; encoded by the coding sequence ATGGACATCATCGCCCGCATCGCTGAAGAGCTCGGCGTCCCGACGCCCCGGGTCCAGGCCGCGGTGGAGTTGCTGGACGAAGGCGCCACCGTTCCCTTCATCGCCCGCTACCGTAAGGAAAGGACCGGCGGCCTGGACGACACCCAACTCCGCCAGCTGGAACAGCGGCTGGCCTATCTGCGCGAGCTGGAAGAGCGGCGTGGGGTGGTGTTGGACAGCATCCGCGCCCAGGGCCAGCTGACCCCGGAGCTGGAGCAGGCGATCCTGGCCGCCGATACCAAGACCCTGCTGGAGGACCTCTACCTGCCTTACCGGCCCAAGCGGCGCAGCAAGGCGCAGCAGGCCCGGGAAGCCGGGCTGGAAGGACTGGCCCTGGACCTTCTGGCCAACCCGTCGCTGGACCCGGAGGCGACCGCCGGCCACTACCTCAACCCGGACCGGGGGGTGGCGGACAGCGCCGCGGCCCTGGCCGGGGCCCGGCAGATCCTCATGGAGCACTTCGCCGAGGACGCCGCGCTGGTGGGCGAGCTGCGCGAGCGGCTGTGGCAGGAAGGGTGGCTGACCGCCCGGGTGGTCGAGGGCCGGGAAACGGCGGGAGCCAAGTTCCGCGACTATTTCGACTACCAAGAAGCCATCGCTACCATCCCCTCCCATCGCGCCCTGGCCCTGTTCCGTGGCCGTAACGAAGGGGTGCTCGAGCTGCGCCTGAAGGCCGGCCGGGACGAGGCCGCCGCCGAACAAGCCGCGCTCGGGGCCATAGCCTGCCGGTTCGGCCTAGCCGGCCGCCCCGCCGACCGCTGGTTGCTGGACACGGTCCGCCAGGCCTGGAAGATCAAGTTGTTCCCCCGCCTCAGTGGGGATTTGGAACAGCGCCTCCGGGAAGCCGCGGAGGCGGAAGCCATCCGGGTGTTCGCCCAGAACCTCAAGGATCTCCTGTTAGCCGCCCCGGCGGGGCAGCGCACCACCCTGGGCCTCGATCCGGGCCTGCGCACTGGGGTCAAGGCGGCGGTGGTGGACGGTACCGGCAAGCTCCTGGAAACCGCGACGTTGTATCCCCATCCGCCGAAAAACCAGTGGGACGCGTCCCTCGCCGCCCTGGCCGAGCTGTGCCGCCGGCACGAGGTCAAGCTCCTAGCCATCGGCAACGGCACCGCCTCCCGCGAGACCGACCGGCTGGCCGCCGAGCTCATCGCCCGCCACCCGGAGCTGGGCCTCGCTAAGGTGCTGGTCTCGGAAGCCGGGGCCTCGGTGTACTCGGCCTCGGCGCTGGCGGCCCAGGAGCTACCGGACCTGGACGTGACCCTGCGGGGGGCGGTGTCCATCGCCCGCCGGCTGCAGGACCCCCTGGCCGAGCTGGTGAAGATCGAGCCCAAGGCCATTGGGGTCGGGCAATATCAGCACGACGTCAATCAAACCCACCTGGCCCGCAGCCTGGATGCGGTGGTGGAAGACTGCGTGAACGCCGTGGGGGTGGACCTGAACACCGCCTCGGCGGCCTTGCTCCGCTACGTCTCCGGCCTGTCTTCGACCCTGAGCCAAAACATCGTCGAATTTCGCAACCAGAACGGCCCGTTCCGGCGCCGCGAGGACCTGCGCAAGGTGCCCCGCTTGGGCGACAAGACCTTCGAACAGGCCGCTGGATTTCTGAGGATCGTGAACGGCGACCATCCCCTGGACGCCTCGGCGGTACATCCGGAAGCCTATCCGGTGGTGGAGCGGATCCTCCGCGACACCGGCAAGGACATCCGCGAACTGATCGGCAACGGCGAGTTCCTGCGCAGCCTTGAGGCGGCCAATTACACCGATGAACGGTTCGGCCTACCCACCGTCACCGACATCCTCCGGGAGCTGGAAAAACCCGGCCGCGACCCGCGGCCCGAGTTCCGGACCGCCCGCTTCGAGGAGAGCGTCGCCGACCTCGCCGACCTCAGGCCGGGCATGCCCTTGGAAGGGGTGGTCACCAACGTCACCAACTTCGGCGCCTTCGTGGACATCGGTGTGCACCACGACGGCCTGGTGCACATCTCGGAGCTGTCCGACCGGTTTGTCAAGGACCCGCGCGCGGTGGTGAAGGCGGGCGACGTGGTCCAGGTGCGGGTGCTGGAGGTAGACGTGGAACGGAAGCGCATCGCCCTGTCGATGAAGCGCGGGGCCCAGCCGGCAGCGCCCCGGCCGGCCGCAGCGCCCGCCGGCAAGCGCCGCCGGTCGGAGCCGCCCAAGCTCCAGGGCGCCCTGGCGGATGCCTTGACCAAAGCGCTACGGCGCCGCTGA
- a CDS encoding histone deacetylase family protein — protein MTTLYFSHPSFLAHETGLGHPESAARLEAIARALAAPAFAALERREAPRASLDSLRLIHTEAHLRRVFEAIPKAGFGYLDADTVVSPQSGEAALHAVGAACAAVDAVCTGAARNAFCAVRPPGHHAEPNRAMGFCLFNNVAIAAEHARRHHGIGKVAIVDFDVHHGNGTQAAFEKNPAVRYCSTHQYPWYPGTGAAGETGVGNLMNVPLPAGSGTAEFRHAMGDRILPFLDQFAPDLVLVSAGFDAHRDDPLADLRLDEDDYAWVTGELVKLAGKHAGGRLVSVLEGGYHLAALGKSVAAHVRALLH, from the coding sequence ATGACCACGCTGTATTTCTCCCACCCCAGCTTTCTCGCCCACGAGACCGGCCTCGGCCATCCGGAAAGCGCCGCCCGCCTGGAAGCCATCGCCCGCGCCCTTGCGGCCCCGGCATTCGCCGCCCTGGAACGCCGGGAAGCGCCCCGCGCCAGCTTGGACAGCCTGCGCTTGATCCACACCGAGGCACACCTGCGCCGCGTGTTCGAGGCTATCCCCAAGGCCGGCTTCGGCTATCTGGACGCCGATACCGTGGTGTCGCCGCAATCGGGGGAGGCCGCCCTGCACGCCGTGGGCGCCGCCTGCGCCGCGGTCGATGCGGTCTGTACCGGGGCGGCGCGCAACGCGTTTTGTGCCGTGCGGCCGCCGGGTCACCACGCCGAGCCGAACCGGGCCATGGGCTTCTGCCTCTTCAACAACGTCGCCATCGCCGCCGAGCACGCCCGCCGCCACCACGGGATCGGGAAGGTCGCCATCGTCGATTTCGACGTGCACCACGGCAACGGCACCCAGGCGGCGTTCGAGAAGAATCCCGCCGTCCGCTATTGCTCGACCCACCAGTACCCCTGGTACCCGGGCACCGGCGCCGCCGGCGAGACCGGGGTCGGCAACCTGATGAACGTGCCGCTGCCGGCCGGGAGTGGCACGGCGGAGTTCCGCCATGCCATGGGGGACCGGATCCTGCCCTTCCTCGACCAGTTTGCGCCGGACTTGGTCTTGGTTTCCGCCGGTTTCGACGCCCACCGGGATGACCCGCTGGCGGATCTCCGCCTGGACGAGGACGATTACGCCTGGGTCACCGGGGAACTGGTGAAGCTGGCCGGAAAGCACGCCGGCGGGCGGCTGGTGTCGGTGCTGGAAGGGGGTTACCACCTAGCGGCCCTGGGGAAAAGCGTGGCCGCCCATGTCCGGGCCCTGCTCCACTGA
- the acnB gene encoding bifunctional aconitate hydratase 2/2-methylisocitrate dehydratase, with amino-acid sequence MLDDYRQHAAERAAQGLPPKPLNARWTCELVEWLKNPPAGAEAFLLDLLTHRVPAGVDEAAYVKAAFLAAVAKGEAHSPILDPVRATELLGTMLGGYNVAPLVELLDHPQLGPVAARGLSHTLLVFDAFHDVQDKAAAGNRPAQAVLRSWAEAEWFTARPPVAERITVIVFKVPGEITTDDLSPAQDAWSRPDIPLHAQAMLKAPREGVTHAPTQIAELKRKGFPVAFVGDVVGTGSSRKSATNSLLWHIGADIPHVPNKRAGGVCIAGKIAPIFFNTLEDSGALPIECEVSQLHTGDLIDIRPYEGILERHGTGELLSRFALKSEILLDEVQAGGRIPLIIGRGLTDRARRALGLEPSPRFRRPKAPADSGRGYTLAQKIVGRACGVPGVRPGTYCEPHMTTVGSQDTTGPMTRDELKDLACLGFSADLVLQSFCHTAAYPKPVDIEVHHTLPDFIMTRGGVSLRPGDGIIHSWLNRMLLPDTVGTGGDSHTRFPLGISFPAGSGLVAFAAATGVMPLDMPESVLVRFKGTLRPGITLRDLVHAIPYEALKRGLLTLEKKGKKNVFNGRILEIEGLPKLKVEQAFELADASAERSAAACTVRLDREPVEEYLRSNVVLLRWMIAQGYGDARTLARRIKAMEDWLAAPALLAPDPDAEYAEILEIDLDQITEPLLCCPNDPDDVKPLSAVAGTPVDEVFLGSCMTNIGHFRAAGKILERFGKPVPGRLWVAPPTRMDQAELTEEGYYGTYGKVGARTEVPGCSLCMGNQARVADNATVVSTSTRNFPNRMGAGARVFLASAELAAVCAVLGRIPTPTEYRDYTQGLEGEAVYRYLNFDRLPEYRRQAEKVAVGQ; translated from the coding sequence ATGCTGGACGATTATCGCCAACACGCCGCCGAACGGGCAGCCCAAGGGTTGCCCCCGAAGCCCTTGAATGCCCGCTGGACCTGCGAGCTGGTGGAATGGCTCAAGAATCCGCCGGCCGGTGCGGAAGCCTTCCTGTTAGACCTGTTGACCCACCGGGTACCGGCCGGGGTGGATGAGGCTGCCTACGTCAAGGCCGCCTTCCTGGCCGCCGTGGCCAAGGGCGAAGCCCACTCGCCGATCCTGGACCCGGTGCGCGCCACCGAGCTGTTGGGCACCATGCTAGGCGGTTACAACGTGGCCCCGCTGGTGGAGCTGCTCGACCATCCGCAGCTCGGTCCTGTCGCCGCCCGGGGATTGTCCCATACCCTCCTGGTGTTCGACGCCTTCCACGACGTCCAGGACAAGGCCGCGGCCGGCAACCGCCCGGCCCAGGCCGTGCTCCGTTCTTGGGCCGAAGCCGAGTGGTTCACCGCCCGGCCACCGGTGGCGGAAAGGATCACCGTCATCGTGTTCAAGGTGCCGGGGGAAATCACCACCGACGACCTGTCCCCGGCCCAGGACGCCTGGTCGCGCCCGGACATCCCCCTGCACGCCCAGGCCATGCTGAAGGCACCGCGGGAAGGGGTCACCCATGCCCCGACCCAGATCGCCGAACTCAAACGCAAGGGTTTCCCGGTGGCCTTCGTCGGCGACGTGGTGGGTACCGGCTCGTCGCGGAAATCCGCCACCAATTCCTTGCTGTGGCACATCGGCGCGGACATCCCCCACGTCCCCAACAAGCGGGCCGGCGGGGTGTGCATTGCCGGCAAAATCGCGCCGATCTTTTTCAACACCCTGGAGGATTCCGGCGCCCTGCCCATCGAGTGCGAGGTGAGCCAGCTCCACACCGGCGACCTGATCGACATCCGCCCCTACGAAGGCATCCTCGAGCGCCACGGCACGGGCGAGCTGTTGAGCCGTTTCGCCCTCAAGAGCGAGATCCTCCTGGACGAAGTGCAAGCCGGCGGGCGGATTCCCCTGATCATCGGCCGGGGCCTCACCGACCGGGCGCGCCGGGCCCTGGGGCTGGAGCCGTCGCCCCGGTTCCGCCGACCCAAGGCGCCCGCTGACAGCGGAAGGGGCTACACCCTGGCCCAGAAGATCGTCGGCCGCGCCTGCGGGGTTCCCGGCGTGCGGCCGGGCACTTACTGCGAGCCCCACATGACCACGGTCGGCTCCCAGGACACCACCGGCCCGATGACCCGCGACGAACTGAAGGATCTGGCCTGCCTGGGCTTTTCCGCGGACTTGGTGCTGCAGAGCTTCTGCCACACCGCCGCCTACCCGAAGCCGGTGGACATCGAGGTGCACCACACCCTGCCCGACTTCATCATGACCCGGGGCGGCGTATCGCTCAGGCCCGGCGACGGCATCATCCATTCCTGGCTAAACCGCATGCTGCTGCCCGACACTGTCGGCACCGGCGGCGATTCTCACACCCGCTTCCCGCTCGGCATCTCCTTCCCGGCGGGCTCCGGATTGGTGGCCTTCGCCGCCGCCACCGGGGTCATGCCGCTCGACATGCCCGAATCCGTGCTGGTGCGCTTCAAGGGCACGCTGCGGCCCGGCATCACCCTGCGCGATTTGGTGCACGCCATTCCCTACGAAGCCTTGAAGCGGGGCCTCCTGACCCTGGAGAAGAAGGGCAAGAAGAACGTCTTCAACGGCCGGATTCTGGAAATCGAAGGCTTGCCCAAGCTCAAAGTGGAACAGGCCTTCGAGCTCGCCGACGCCTCCGCCGAGCGCTCCGCCGCCGCTTGCACGGTACGCCTGGACCGGGAGCCGGTGGAGGAGTACCTGCGCTCCAACGTGGTCCTGTTGCGCTGGATGATCGCGCAGGGCTACGGCGACGCCCGCACCCTGGCGCGCCGCATCAAAGCCATGGAAGACTGGCTGGCGGCCCCGGCGCTGCTGGCGCCGGACCCCGACGCCGAATACGCCGAAATCCTCGAGATCGACCTCGACCAGATCACCGAACCCTTGCTGTGCTGCCCGAACGATCCCGATGACGTGAAACCCCTGTCGGCGGTCGCCGGCACCCCCGTGGACGAGGTGTTCCTAGGCTCCTGCATGACCAACATCGGCCATTTCCGCGCCGCCGGGAAAATCCTCGAGCGGTTCGGCAAGCCGGTGCCGGGCCGGCTGTGGGTGGCGCCCCCCACCCGCATGGACCAGGCGGAGTTGACCGAGGAAGGCTATTACGGCACCTACGGCAAGGTCGGGGCCCGCACCGAAGTGCCGGGTTGCTCCTTGTGCATGGGCAACCAGGCGCGGGTCGCCGACAACGCCACGGTGGTCTCCACCTCCACCCGCAACTTTCCCAACCGTATGGGCGCCGGCGCCCGGGTGTTCCTGGCCTCGGCGGAACTGGCCGCGGTATGCGCGGTCCTCGGACGCATCCCGACCCCGACCGAATACCGGGATTACACCCAGGGGCTGGAAGGCGAGGCCGTCTACCGCTATCTCAACTTCGACCGCCTGCCTGAGTACCGCCGACAGGCGGAGAAGGTGGCGGTAGGCCAATAA
- a CDS encoding ferritin-like domain-containing protein: MASETELYALAEACLWSPEVEDKLAATDRAAAALRAGRLTRGGGTGPRPASEVRFPAQLRWVDPRALPRRKLGSPVGRAAFLHALAHIEFTAIHLAFDMAYRFRDLPEDFSYDWLQVAIEEAAHFRALRRRLRDFGCDYGELPVHRGLWELAERTACDPLPRLALVPRGMEAHGLDVTPGLIAKLKALGDGETALILERILEDEIGHVRLGSLWFRRLCQQRGRDPESEYFALLERHGGAPGSAPLNHAARRAAGFSDTELARLKATRATAP, from the coding sequence ATGGCGTCGGAAACCGAGCTTTACGCCCTGGCCGAAGCCTGCCTGTGGTCGCCGGAGGTGGAGGACAAGCTCGCGGCGACCGACCGGGCGGCGGCGGCCCTCCGGGCTGGCCGGCTCACCCGGGGCGGGGGGACCGGACCCCGCCCCGCCAGCGAGGTCCGCTTCCCGGCCCAGCTCCGTTGGGTAGATCCGCGCGCCTTGCCACGCCGCAAGCTCGGCAGCCCCGTGGGCCGGGCTGCCTTCCTCCACGCCCTGGCCCACATCGAGTTCACCGCTATCCACCTGGCCTTTGACATGGCCTACCGGTTCCGCGACCTGCCGGAAGATTTTTCCTACGACTGGCTTCAGGTGGCCATCGAGGAGGCGGCCCATTTTCGGGCGCTGCGCCGGCGGCTCCGGGACTTCGGCTGCGATTACGGCGAGCTGCCGGTGCACCGAGGCCTGTGGGAACTGGCTGAACGGACCGCCTGCGACCCGCTACCGCGCCTGGCCCTGGTGCCACGCGGCATGGAAGCCCACGGCCTGGATGTGACGCCCGGCCTGATCGCCAAGCTCAAGGCTTTGGGCGACGGGGAAACCGCGCTCATCCTGGAACGGATCCTGGAGGACGAGATCGGCCACGTACGGCTCGGTAGCCTCTGGTTTCGCCGCCTCTGCCAGCAGCGGGGGCGTGATCCCGAGAGTGAGTATTTCGCCCTCCTGGAGCGCCACGGCGGCGCCCCCGGGTCCGCTCCCCTGAACCATGCCGCGCGCCGCGCCGCCGGGTTCAGCGACACCGAGCTGGCGCGGCTTAAGGCCACCCGCGCCACAGCGCCGTGA
- the mltB gene encoding lytic murein transglycosylase B, which translates to MTAQPPLPGIAERAEVRQFIATISRRHGFDPIELERLFDKAAIQPAILEAITKPYEAKPWYAYRKLFLTEKRILGGRDFMAVHAPALAAAAARYGVAPEVVTAILGIESSYGQKPGGYRVIDALSTLAFAYPKRAAFFRKELEQFLLLCREEGLSALDPLGSYAGAMGMPQFMPSSYRRLAADGDGDGRRDIWNNPADAIASVARYFAQNGWRRGEPIAARATVSKDPTSLATDKPSRPTHSLAELEALGVAIDGLVPGDPRAALVRLDGESGPLYWVAFHNFFVVMRYNHSPLYAMAAYELSRELVGP; encoded by the coding sequence GTGACCGCCCAGCCCCCGCTGCCCGGCATCGCCGAGCGTGCCGAGGTGCGCCAATTTATCGCTACCATAAGCCGCAGGCATGGCTTCGATCCCATCGAGCTGGAGCGCCTGTTCGACAAGGCGGCGATCCAACCCGCCATCCTGGAGGCCATCACCAAACCCTACGAGGCCAAGCCGTGGTACGCCTACCGCAAGCTGTTCCTGACCGAAAAGCGCATCCTCGGCGGGCGCGACTTCATGGCGGTGCACGCCCCGGCCCTCGCCGCCGCGGCGGCCCGCTATGGGGTCGCCCCGGAAGTCGTCACCGCCATCCTCGGCATCGAAAGCAGCTACGGCCAAAAGCCGGGCGGGTACCGGGTGATCGACGCCCTGTCCACCCTGGCCTTCGCCTACCCCAAGCGGGCCGCCTTCTTCCGCAAGGAGCTGGAGCAATTCCTGCTGCTGTGCCGGGAGGAGGGCTTGAGTGCCCTTGACCCGCTGGGCTCCTATGCCGGCGCCATGGGCATGCCCCAATTCATGCCGAGTAGCTACCGCCGGCTCGCCGCCGATGGCGATGGTGACGGTCGGCGCGACATCTGGAACAACCCCGCCGACGCCATCGCCAGCGTTGCCCGCTATTTCGCCCAGAACGGCTGGCGCCGCGGCGAACCCATCGCTGCGCGGGCGACGGTGAGTAAAGACCCCACCAGCCTGGCCACTGACAAGCCCTCCCGCCCCACCCACAGCCTGGCGGAGCTGGAGGCCCTAGGCGTCGCCATCGACGGCCTGGTACCCGGCGACCCCCGCGCCGCCTTGGTGCGCCTGGACGGGGAGTCCGGTCCCCTGTACTGGGTGGCTTTCCACAATTTCTTCGTGGTGATGCGCTATAACCACAGCCCGCTGTACGCCATGGCCGCCTACGAACTCAGCCGGGAACTGGTGGGGCCGTAG
- a CDS encoding four-helix bundle copper-binding protein, with translation MSSVEEVVKAHPHPTATDRALLLRAAEALFDCEESCTACADACLGEEMVQSLRRCIRICLDCADSCAATHRLVLRQTESDSTVLRRQLEACATICRLCAEECERHATHHAHCRLCAQSCRRCEQACGQLAGAVAG, from the coding sequence ATGAGCAGCGTCGAGGAAGTCGTCAAAGCGCACCCCCACCCCACCGCCACCGACCGAGCCCTGCTGTTGCGGGCCGCGGAGGCATTGTTCGATTGTGAAGAATCCTGCACCGCCTGCGCCGATGCCTGTCTCGGAGAAGAGATGGTGCAGAGCCTGCGCCGGTGCATCCGCATCTGCCTGGATTGCGCGGACAGCTGCGCCGCCACCCATCGGCTGGTCCTGCGCCAAACCGAATCGGACTCGACCGTGCTGCGCCGCCAGCTGGAAGCCTGTGCCACCATTTGTCGGCTGTGCGCCGAGGAATGCGAGCGGCATGCCACCCACCACGCCCATTGTCGCCTGTGTGCCCAGTCCTGCCGCCGCTGCGAACAGGCCTGCGGCCAACTGGCGGGCGCGGTGGCAGGGTGA
- a CDS encoding response regulator encodes MTIALKDGAAEATESSHGTEDGEAGDGRAARRRRLQRATQPPDLPDRPANPEPAPTIPDPELSWQALGPLVESRVPTRLLLADGDAIRAEYLARILAVRYEVRTADDDQALPIASQAPFPDVVLADLALLRRGRFKLLHALKSGAATRHIPVIAIAAGASEDALSEGLSAGVDDFLVKPFSRSELFARVNAARARRLAAEQQQDSEACQRVLLESMGEGVFIAQDRRVALCNRAFAELLGYTEAGCAGLPFEALVAPDQLERWWERYRRTVGDTPEPCGVYTVAFLRQDGERLPLEMRLRRIRYDGRFAMLGLVRAAAPRWRSEMARQWLTRIIESAQDFAALSEPDGKLLYLNPAGWRLLGRTTPAIPAGSIADYLAPWAREQVVTQGIPTALRTGTWSGPSALLGRDGVEIPVTQSVVAQRSETDEVDCLAIVARDLSAQLRAEQSWRACEAGFGAALRRAPIPVLARDGDGRLVEMSDSVTALTGWTREDLRDARAFYLKCRRLPEERVDAELEQWRRRLRSDQPGEPQEITLWTRSGEARLWWLHEAPPVPLPDGRDLVLSMAIDFTECRRAEEGLRFAERQKSQFVAMLAHELRNPLAPIRNAVRALREPGLGCPDSSWAVDVIARQVAQLSRLLDDLLDVSRITHGTLALRRQPLDLAAVVAQAVETSRPLIDFRRHKLEVALPEGPLAIEGDGPRLVQVFSNLLNNAAKYTDIGGRIDLIVEAHPGEAVVRVRDDGRGIDAELLPHVFDVFAQDERSLDRTQGGLGLGLPLARRLVELHGGRVEAHSPGTGLGAEFVVRLPRGTPALPDPQSEAVGGPQPRRSGLRILVVDDNVDSADSMALLLSLDGHDARTAFDGPGALAEAAEFRPQVVLLDIGLPGMDGYEVARRLRALPDLGAVLIIAVTGYGQDDDRIRSKAAGFDHHLVKPVDPDALNALLNGLVND; translated from the coding sequence ATGACGATTGCACTCAAGGATGGCGCTGCCGAGGCGACCGAATCCAGCCATGGAACCGAGGACGGCGAAGCCGGCGATGGACGCGCTGCCCGCAGGCGAAGACTGCAGCGGGCCACCCAGCCACCCGATCTCCCCGACCGACCGGCCAACCCCGAACCCGCCCCTACCATCCCCGACCCCGAGCTCAGCTGGCAGGCTTTGGGCCCGCTGGTGGAGTCGCGGGTGCCGACGCGGCTGCTGTTAGCGGACGGCGACGCGATCCGCGCCGAATACCTGGCCCGGATTTTAGCGGTCCGCTACGAGGTACGCACCGCCGACGATGACCAGGCGCTGCCGATCGCCAGCCAGGCGCCCTTTCCCGACGTGGTGTTGGCGGACTTGGCCTTGCTCCGACGCGGCCGTTTCAAGCTATTGCATGCCTTGAAGAGCGGCGCCGCCACCCGCCACATTCCGGTCATCGCCATCGCCGCCGGAGCCAGCGAAGACGCGCTGAGTGAAGGGCTGAGCGCGGGCGTGGACGATTTCCTGGTGAAGCCCTTTTCCCGCAGCGAATTGTTCGCCCGTGTCAATGCCGCCCGGGCCCGACGGCTGGCGGCGGAACAGCAGCAGGACAGCGAAGCCTGTCAGCGGGTGCTCCTGGAGAGCATGGGCGAGGGTGTCTTCATCGCCCAGGACCGGCGGGTGGCGCTTTGCAACCGAGCCTTTGCGGAGCTGTTGGGCTATACCGAGGCCGGCTGCGCCGGGCTGCCGTTCGAGGCGCTGGTGGCCCCGGACCAGCTGGAGCGATGGTGGGAACGCTACCGCCGCACCGTGGGCGACACCCCAGAACCCTGCGGTGTCTACACGGTGGCCTTTCTGCGCCAGGACGGCGAGCGCCTGCCGCTGGAAATGCGCCTGCGCCGCATCCGCTACGATGGCCGCTTCGCCATGCTCGGCCTGGTGCGCGCCGCAGCACCCCGCTGGCGCTCGGAAATGGCGCGGCAATGGCTAACCCGCATCATCGAAAGTGCCCAGGACTTCGCCGCCCTCAGCGAGCCGGATGGCAAGCTGCTGTACCTGAATCCGGCCGGCTGGCGGCTCCTGGGCCGGACTACCCCCGCCATACCGGCCGGCTCTATCGCCGACTACCTGGCCCCCTGGGCCCGGGAGCAGGTGGTGACGCAGGGCATCCCGACGGCCCTGCGGACCGGCACCTGGAGCGGGCCGAGTGCCTTGCTCGGCCGCGACGGCGTGGAAATCCCCGTCACGCAGAGCGTAGTCGCGCAGCGGAGCGAGACGGACGAAGTCGATTGCCTGGCCATCGTGGCCCGCGATCTCAGTGCCCAGCTGCGGGCCGAACAGTCCTGGCGCGCCTGTGAGGCGGGTTTCGGGGCAGCCCTGCGCCGCGCGCCGATCCCGGTGCTGGCGCGGGATGGGGACGGCCGGCTGGTGGAGATGAGCGATAGCGTCACCGCCTTGACCGGCTGGACCCGGGAGGACCTGCGCGATGCCCGGGCCTTTTATTTGAAGTGCCGACGCCTACCGGAAGAGCGGGTGGACGCCGAGCTGGAGCAATGGCGCCGGCGGTTGCGGTCCGATCAGCCTGGCGAGCCCCAGGAGATCACCCTTTGGACCCGCTCCGGCGAGGCGCGGCTCTGGTGGCTGCACGAGGCGCCCCCGGTGCCCTTGCCCGATGGCCGCGATCTGGTCCTGTCCATGGCCATCGATTTCACCGAATGCCGCCGCGCCGAGGAGGGCCTGCGTTTCGCGGAACGGCAAAAAAGCCAGTTCGTCGCCATGCTGGCCCATGAGCTGCGCAATCCCTTGGCGCCGATCCGCAACGCCGTGCGGGCGCTCCGCGAGCCGGGTCTGGGTTGCCCCGATTCCAGCTGGGCGGTGGACGTGATCGCCCGCCAGGTGGCGCAGCTGAGCCGGCTTTTGGACGACCTCCTGGACGTTTCCCGGATCACCCACGGCACCTTGGCGCTCAGGCGCCAGCCGCTGGACCTGGCGGCGGTGGTGGCGCAGGCGGTGGAGACCAGCCGACCGCTCATCGACTTTCGCCGGCACAAGCTGGAGGTAGCGCTCCCGGAGGGGCCGCTGGCGATCGAAGGCGACGGTCCCCGCTTAGTGCAGGTGTTTTCCAATCTACTCAACAACGCGGCCAAATATACCGATATCGGCGGTCGCATCGACTTGATCGTGGAGGCCCATCCCGGGGAAGCGGTGGTGCGGGTGCGCGATGACGGTCGTGGAATCGACGCCGAGTTGCTGCCCCATGTGTTCGATGTGTTTGCCCAGGATGAGCGCTCGCTGGATCGAACCCAGGGCGGGTTGGGCTTGGGTCTACCCTTGGCCCGGCGGTTGGTAGAACTGCACGGCGGCCGGGTTGAGGCCCATAGCCCAGGAACGGGGCTGGGGGCCGAGTTCGTGGTCCGCCTGCCCCGCGGCACCCCTGCCCTACCGGACCCGCAATCGGAGGCGGTCGGGGGGCCGCAGCCGCGCCGTTCCGGCTTGCGTATCCTGGTGGTGGACGACAACGTGGATTCCGCCGACAGCATGGCGCTGCTCCTCAGCCTGGATGGGCACGATGCTCGCACCGCCTTCGACGGGCCGGGGGCGCTGGCCGAGGCCGCCGAATTCCGGCCCCAGGTGGTGCTCCTGGACATCGGCCTGCCGGGCATGGACGGCTACGAAGTGGCCCGCCGCCTGAGGGCTTTGCCGGATTTGGGCGCGGTCCTCATCATCGCCGTCACCGGCTATGGCCAGGACGATGACCGTATCCGCTCCAAAGCCGCCGGGTTCGACCATCACCTGGTAAAGCCGGTGGATCCGGATGCCTTGAACGCGCTGCTGAACGGCTTGGTGAACGACTGA